Proteins from one Paraburkholderia acidisoli genomic window:
- a CDS encoding MFS transporter, protein MLGIGLVNMLVALDQTVVSTALPSIVAELHGFEYYAWIASAYLLASIVTVPVFGRLGDYFGRKRFVLAAVIVFTVASVLCGLATDMRFLAAARALQGVGGGMMVGTAFASIPDLFPDPRARVRWQVVMAAAYGIGTAAGPSLGGWLSEHFGWRSTFMVNLPVGALALYFIWAHLPSYRPARTGEVRIDWTGAVLVALVLGGFQTFIEAVPQDGFTIGNILLAGLVVVGAVALLICERRATHPMIPLDLFRDPQLVTLFTLSTLSGFVMFSLIFFAPLLLQGGFGLSPQEAGLLATPIAACIALGSLINTRIVIKLRKPTTILTVGFGLLVAASVGLAFTTLRTPHLWLELSMSAVGIGLGFILNNLNVFGQEIAGRERFGITTALLQSTRMVGGMLGTSVVATIVNHRYAAGVSDALAVLGAPLQQRWRPLLADPRVLIDPALRTGLVTQMKTAGLDGEALIEAVRHVLVDAIHLGIGLTGAAALAAALMVRRISHIRFSKSAPAPKPAETPAGEVNAD, encoded by the coding sequence ATGCTCGGCATCGGCCTCGTCAACATGCTGGTCGCGCTCGACCAGACCGTCGTCAGTACCGCATTGCCCTCGATCGTCGCCGAACTTCACGGCTTCGAGTACTACGCGTGGATCGCGAGCGCCTACCTGCTGGCGTCGATCGTGACCGTGCCGGTGTTCGGCCGGCTCGGCGACTACTTCGGGCGCAAGCGCTTCGTGCTCGCGGCCGTGATCGTCTTCACGGTGGCTTCGGTGCTGTGCGGGCTCGCCACCGACATGCGCTTCCTCGCGGCCGCGCGGGCGCTGCAGGGCGTGGGCGGCGGCATGATGGTGGGCACGGCGTTCGCCTCGATTCCCGATCTGTTCCCCGACCCGCGCGCGCGGGTGCGCTGGCAGGTCGTCATGGCGGCCGCCTACGGCATCGGCACGGCGGCGGGTCCGTCGCTGGGCGGTTGGCTCAGCGAGCACTTCGGCTGGCGCTCGACGTTCATGGTGAACTTGCCGGTCGGTGCGCTCGCACTTTATTTCATCTGGGCGCACTTGCCGTCTTACCGGCCCGCGCGCACCGGCGAGGTGCGCATCGACTGGACCGGCGCGGTACTGGTCGCGCTCGTGCTGGGCGGATTCCAGACCTTCATCGAGGCGGTGCCGCAGGACGGCTTCACCATCGGCAATATCTTGCTGGCGGGGCTGGTGGTGGTCGGCGCGGTCGCCTTGCTGATTTGCGAGCGTCGCGCCACGCATCCGATGATTCCGCTCGACCTGTTCCGCGATCCGCAGCTCGTCACGCTGTTCACGCTCTCGACGCTTTCGGGCTTCGTGATGTTTTCGCTGATTTTTTTCGCGCCGCTGCTGCTGCAGGGCGGCTTCGGCCTGTCACCGCAGGAAGCCGGTCTGCTTGCCACGCCGATCGCCGCGTGCATCGCGCTCGGCAGCCTGATCAACACGCGCATCGTCATCAAGCTGCGCAAGCCGACCACGATCCTGACCGTGGGCTTCGGCCTGCTGGTCGCGGCCTCGGTGGGTCTGGCATTCACCACGCTGCGCACGCCGCACCTCTGGCTCGAACTGTCGATGTCGGCGGTCGGCATCGGTCTCGGCTTCATCCTCAACAATCTGAATGTGTTCGGCCAGGAGATTGCCGGACGCGAGCGTTTCGGCATCACCACGGCGCTGCTGCAATCCACGCGCATGGTGGGCGGCATGCTCGGCACGAGCGTGGTGGCGACGATCGTGAACCACCGCTATGCGGCTGGCGTGAGCGATGCGCTGGCCGTGCTCGGCGCGCCGTTGCAGCAACGCTGGCGGCCGCTGCTGGCCGATCCGCGCGTGCTGATCGATCCGGCCTTGCGCACCGGTCTGGTCACGCAGATGAAAACCGCCGGACTCGACGGCGAAGCGCTGATCGAAGCCGTGCGGCACGTGCTCGTCGACGCGATTCATCTCGGGATTGGGCTGACGGGCGCCGCGGCGCTGGCGGCGGCGCTGATGGTGCGGCGCATTTCGCATATCCGCTTCAGCAAGAGCGCGCCGGCGCCCAAACCGGCCGAAACGCCGGCTGGCGAAGTCAACGCCGACTGA
- a CDS encoding acyl-homoserine-lactone synthase, with translation MQAVIRIGQRQDFDNEVINEMYRLRARVFRDRLGWDIPTIAGMEIDGYDALGPHYMLIQDTAGQVRGCWRLMPTEGPNMLRDTFPQLLHGAEAPSSGNVWELSRFAVESGNDQTFGFAELTLHAMRAVVSHAFRAGISRYVTVTTTPIERLLRRTGIDVNRLGAPLRIGVENAVALDIAMSPRTREALFGPIAAAA, from the coding sequence ATGCAAGCTGTAATCCGGATCGGTCAGAGACAGGACTTCGACAACGAGGTAATCAACGAGATGTACCGGTTGCGTGCGCGGGTGTTTCGCGACCGGCTCGGGTGGGACATTCCTACGATTGCGGGCATGGAAATCGACGGCTACGACGCGCTCGGGCCCCATTACATGTTGATCCAGGACACGGCAGGACAGGTGCGCGGCTGCTGGCGTCTCATGCCCACCGAGGGCCCCAACATGCTGCGCGATACCTTTCCGCAGTTGCTCCACGGCGCGGAAGCGCCATCGTCGGGTAACGTCTGGGAACTGAGTCGATTTGCCGTCGAATCCGGTAATGATCAGACATTTGGATTCGCGGAACTGACCTTGCACGCGATGCGCGCGGTGGTCTCGCATGCGTTCCGCGCAGGTATCAGCCGCTATGTCACGGTCACGACAACCCCCATCGAGCGCCTCTTGCGACGCACGGGCATCGACGTCAACCGGCTCGGCGCGCCACTGCGCATCGGCGTGGAAAATGCAGTCGCGCTCGATATTGCGATGAGCCCGCGAACCCGCGAAGCGCTGTTCGGACCGATAGCCGCGGCGGCCTGA
- a CDS encoding helix-turn-helix domain-containing protein — protein sequence MELIENQWHSGATTFSSAVSSSGDLSSVIDRVLIIAYRKKKKESQRRFWARFGVTQSRGSRFESGAEIPPPVSILLGLYFNKTISDGDLGRAERVLRRAEGPMAFSPGQ from the coding sequence ATGGAACTAATTGAGAATCAATGGCACTCGGGTGCGACCACCTTTTCGTCCGCGGTTTCATCCTCAGGGGATCTGTCGTCGGTCATCGACCGCGTCCTGATCATCGCGTATCGGAAGAAGAAGAAGGAAAGCCAGCGCCGTTTCTGGGCGCGGTTCGGCGTGACGCAGTCGCGCGGCAGCCGATTCGAATCGGGCGCGGAAATTCCGCCGCCGGTCTCGATTCTGCTGGGTTTATATTTCAACAAGACGATTTCGGACGGCGATCTGGGCCGCGCCGAGCGCGTACTGCGCCGCGCCGAAGGTCCGATGGCGTTTAGCCCGGGTCAATAA
- a CDS encoding helix-turn-helix transcriptional regulator: protein MSPVLDAPEEAAWFDAVNGLASSWGFSQLMLAILPRPGMRLEDAFIRTNYSAAWRQTYNDHGMAYFDPTVSHCTTRSSPLIWSPELFATEQQQSMYEEARAYGLRAGITLPIHGPRQEIGMLCFVNDVNPTDSFWDDVNRALPNLVLLRDLVLDTSQRHLTEHAQSLIPKLTPREKECLKWTALGKSTWEISHILNCSEAVVNFHMKNIRGKFGVNSRRAAAVIATQMGLIDPG, encoded by the coding sequence ATGTCGCCCGTGCTCGACGCGCCTGAAGAGGCGGCGTGGTTCGACGCGGTGAACGGGCTCGCCAGCTCGTGGGGTTTCAGCCAGCTCATGCTGGCTATCCTGCCTCGTCCCGGCATGCGTCTCGAGGATGCGTTCATTCGAACGAACTACTCCGCCGCATGGCGGCAGACGTACAACGACCACGGCATGGCCTATTTCGACCCGACCGTGTCGCATTGCACGACGCGGTCGTCGCCGCTCATCTGGTCGCCGGAACTCTTCGCGACCGAGCAGCAGCAATCCATGTACGAGGAAGCCCGCGCCTACGGGCTGCGCGCCGGCATTACGCTGCCGATTCACGGGCCGCGCCAGGAAATCGGCATGCTGTGCTTCGTCAACGACGTGAATCCGACCGACAGTTTCTGGGACGACGTGAACCGCGCGCTGCCGAATCTCGTGCTGCTGCGCGATCTGGTGCTGGATACGAGTCAGCGACATCTGACCGAGCACGCCCAGTCGCTGATCCCGAAATTGACGCCGCGTGAGAAGGAATGCCTCAAGTGGACCGCGCTCGGCAAGTCCACATGGGAAATTTCGCACATCCTGAATTGCTCCGAGGCCGTGGTGAACTTCCACATGAAGAACATTCGCGGGAAGTTCGGCGTCAATTCACGGCGCGCGGCCGCCGTGATCGCAACTCAAATGGGTCTTATTGACCCGGGCTAA
- a CDS encoding DUF3005 domain-containing protein translates to MIRPDDTGQAAMGAKEGPTRSAELHNDRTHDSSVDTDGKNREAARRAGDGVIGPDEVVMSNATLDNSVPETPDGFAGYDSRKVGGHRLLFALESGYEWIDKGMTPPELPADIAWQFVDPEGTGQRRNPGRMHYALNHLRPARIIEILRKP, encoded by the coding sequence ATGATTCGTCCCGACGACACCGGTCAGGCCGCGATGGGTGCAAAGGAAGGCCCGACGCGCAGCGCCGAACTGCATAACGATCGCACGCACGATAGTTCCGTCGACACCGACGGCAAGAACCGCGAAGCCGCGCGCCGCGCGGGTGACGGCGTCATTGGCCCGGACGAAGTCGTCATGAGCAACGCCACGCTCGACAACAGCGTGCCCGAAACGCCGGACGGGTTCGCCGGTTATGACAGTCGCAAAGTGGGCGGTCACCGCCTGCTGTTCGCGCTGGAATCCGGCTACGAATGGATTGACAAGGGTATGACCCCGCCTGAATTGCCCGCCGATATCGCGTGGCAGTTCGTTGATCCCGAGGGCACTGGACAGCGCCGTAATCCGGGCCGCATGCACTACGCCCTCAATCATCTGCGCCCGGCGCGCATCATCGAAATCCTGCGCAAGCCCTGA
- the epsC gene encoding serine O-acetyltransferase EpsC: MSKAASPDWGLEQIVSELRASREERHRTRHPLGIRELPSREAIVNIVAGLRAALFPTHYGAPDLTDESVDYYVGHTLESTLRLLSEQIRRALRFLPENAHVSDDDLRARAFEVAREFGHRLPEIRALLVSDIQAAFAGDPAAHNITEILLCYPGIWAMTHHRLAHALYRLGVPLLARFINEIAHSATGIDIHPGAQIGSSFFIDHGTGVVIGETAIIGERVRVYQAVTLGAKSFAADLDGTLVKGNARHPIVEDDVVIYAGATILGRVTIGRGSVIGGNVWLTHSVPAGSSVRQGKIREIERGDASA; encoded by the coding sequence ATGTCCAAAGCTGCTTCCCCCGACTGGGGTCTCGAACAGATCGTTTCCGAGCTGCGCGCGTCGCGCGAGGAACGGCATCGCACGCGCCATCCGCTCGGGATTCGCGAATTGCCGTCGCGCGAGGCGATCGTCAACATCGTGGCCGGCCTGCGCGCCGCGCTCTTTCCCACCCACTACGGCGCGCCCGATCTCACCGACGAAAGTGTCGACTACTACGTCGGCCATACGCTCGAAAGCACGCTGCGCCTGCTTTCCGAGCAAATTCGCCGCGCCCTGCGGTTCCTGCCGGAGAATGCGCATGTCAGCGACGACGATCTGCGCGCCCGCGCGTTCGAAGTCGCGCGCGAGTTCGGCCATCGACTGCCGGAGATTCGCGCGCTGCTCGTGAGCGACATTCAGGCCGCGTTCGCGGGCGACCCGGCCGCGCACAACATCACCGAGATCCTGCTCTGCTATCCGGGCATCTGGGCGATGACGCATCACCGGCTCGCGCATGCGCTATATCGTCTCGGCGTGCCGCTGCTCGCGCGCTTCATCAACGAGATCGCGCACTCGGCCACGGGCATCGACATTCACCCGGGCGCTCAGATCGGTTCGAGTTTCTTCATCGATCATGGCACGGGGGTGGTGATCGGCGAGACGGCGATCATCGGCGAGCGCGTGCGCGTGTACCAGGCCGTAACGCTCGGCGCGAAGAGTTTTGCCGCCGATCTCGACGGCACGCTCGTCAAGGGCAATGCGCGCCATCCGATCGTCGAAGACGACGTGGTGATCTACGCGGGCGCGACCATTCTCGGCCGCGTGACGATCGGGCGCGGCTCGGTGATCGGCGGGAACGTGTGGCTCACGCACAGCGTGCCGGCGGGCAGCAGCGTGCGCCAGGGCAAGATACGCGAGATCGAGCGCGGCGACGCGAGCGCCTGA
- the folE gene encoding GTP cyclohydrolase I FolE, whose amino-acid sequence MSEEKKKTKQRKTETRVVSASAPVERPSRDEAEAAVRTLLRWAGDDPSREGLLDTPARVVRAYEEFFAGYQVDPRDILARTFSEVDGYDEMIVLKDIRFESYCEHHMVPIIGRAHVAYLPKHRVVGISKLARLVDAFAKRLQIQEKMTVQIADTLNDVLQPEGVGVILEAAHQCMSTRGVHKAGVSMVTSRMLGTFRTDPSTRREFLAIVGHSGAMGLSNT is encoded by the coding sequence ATGAGCGAAGAGAAGAAGAAAACGAAGCAACGCAAGACGGAAACGCGGGTGGTCAGCGCCAGCGCACCCGTGGAGCGGCCGTCACGCGACGAAGCCGAAGCGGCCGTGCGCACCCTGCTGCGCTGGGCCGGCGACGATCCTTCGCGCGAAGGTCTGCTCGATACGCCCGCGCGCGTCGTGCGCGCCTACGAAGAGTTCTTCGCGGGCTATCAGGTCGATCCGCGCGACATCCTCGCGCGCACGTTTTCGGAAGTCGACGGCTACGACGAAATGATCGTGCTGAAAGACATTCGCTTCGAAAGCTATTGCGAGCATCACATGGTGCCGATCATCGGCCGCGCGCATGTCGCGTATCTGCCCAAGCATCGCGTGGTGGGCATCTCGAAGCTTGCGCGGCTCGTGGATGCCTTCGCCAAGCGGCTGCAGATCCAGGAAAAGATGACGGTGCAGATCGCCGACACGCTCAACGACGTGCTGCAACCGGAAGGCGTCGGCGTCATTCTCGAAGCGGCACATCAGTGCATGTCCACGCGTGGTGTGCACAAGGCCGGCGTCTCGATGGTCACCTCGCGCATGCTCGGCACGTTCCGCACGGACCCGTCCACGCGTCGCGAGTTTCTCGCGATCGTCGGTCATTCGGGCGCCATGGGTCTCTCGAATACCTGA
- a CDS encoding LysR family transcriptional regulator, protein MQDLDLNLIPFLVAMEDTRNVSRAAERLGVSQPRVSTALGKLREYFGDPLFVRTSRGMEPTPRALGLIPAARDALIRIEKGMLQDQDFDPATSTHTFSIALSDVGEIVFLPRLLQVFAERAPNANLRSVSLPPSQVERGLESGDIDLAVGYFPDLGGNNFFQQRLFTHRFICMMRSAHPLAGQPITLEQFLNLGHAVVRAEGRSQEVLEHYLEKKRLHRRAVLETPHFMSLPFILTRSDLIATVPHAIGFAYVSEHASITLVEPPLPLPRFDLKQHWHRKYHNAPRGAWLRSLVAELFNDAMDEWPK, encoded by the coding sequence ATGCAAGACCTCGACCTGAATCTCATCCCCTTCCTCGTGGCGATGGAGGACACGCGCAACGTGAGTCGCGCCGCCGAGCGGCTGGGTGTCAGCCAGCCACGTGTAAGCACGGCGCTCGGCAAGCTGCGCGAGTATTTCGGCGACCCGCTGTTCGTGCGCACCTCGCGCGGCATGGAACCCACGCCGCGCGCGCTCGGCCTCATTCCGGCGGCGCGCGATGCGCTCATCCGCATCGAGAAAGGCATGTTGCAGGATCAGGACTTCGATCCGGCCACCAGCACGCACACGTTCTCGATTGCGCTTTCCGACGTCGGCGAGATCGTGTTTCTGCCGCGTCTGTTGCAGGTCTTCGCGGAGCGCGCGCCCAACGCGAATCTGCGCTCGGTATCGCTGCCGCCGAGTCAGGTCGAACGCGGCCTCGAATCCGGCGACATCGATCTTGCGGTGGGTTATTTCCCCGACCTCGGCGGCAACAATTTTTTCCAGCAGCGGCTGTTCACGCATCGCTTCATCTGCATGATGCGCAGTGCGCATCCGCTCGCGGGGCAGCCCATCACGCTCGAACAGTTTCTGAATCTGGGCCACGCCGTCGTGCGCGCCGAGGGCCGCAGCCAGGAAGTGCTCGAGCACTATCTGGAGAAAAAGCGCCTGCACCGCCGTGCCGTGCTGGAGACGCCCCACTTCATGAGCTTGCCGTTCATCCTCACGCGCTCGGACCTCATTGCCACGGTGCCGCATGCAATCGGCTTCGCTTACGTGTCCGAACATGCATCGATCACGCTCGTGGAACCGCCTTTGCCGCTGCCGCGCTTCGACCTGAAGCAGCACTGGCATCGCAAGTATCACAATGCGCCGCGCGGCGCATGGCTGCGCAGCCTCGTCGCCGAGCTGTTCAACGACGCCATGGACGAATGGCCGAAGTGA
- a CDS encoding 3-oxoacid CoA-transferase subunit A, with translation MINKISDSLQAAVADVHDGATVMIGGFGTAGMPAELIDALIAQGARDLTIVNNNAGNGDTGLAALLKAKRVRKIICSFPRQTDSYVFDALYRAGEIELELVPQGNLAERIRAAGAGIGGFFTPTGYGTKLAEGKETRLIDGRHYVLEAPLHADFALIKAYKGDRWGNLVYRKTARNFGPIMASAAKVAIAQVSEVVELGQLDPEVIVTPGIFVQRVVAVPQAAHQSQSQAA, from the coding sequence ATGATCAACAAGATTTCCGACTCGCTTCAAGCCGCCGTGGCCGACGTCCATGACGGCGCCACGGTGATGATCGGCGGTTTCGGCACCGCCGGGATGCCCGCCGAACTGATCGACGCGCTGATCGCACAAGGCGCGCGCGATCTCACCATCGTCAACAACAACGCCGGTAACGGCGACACGGGTCTGGCCGCGCTGCTCAAGGCCAAACGCGTGCGCAAGATCATCTGCTCGTTCCCGCGGCAGACCGACTCGTACGTGTTCGACGCGCTGTATCGCGCGGGCGAAATCGAACTCGAACTCGTGCCGCAGGGCAATCTCGCCGAGCGCATTCGCGCGGCGGGCGCCGGTATCGGCGGTTTCTTCACGCCCACGGGCTACGGCACGAAGCTCGCCGAAGGCAAGGAAACGCGCCTGATCGACGGTCGTCATTACGTGCTCGAAGCGCCGCTGCACGCCGACTTCGCGCTCATCAAGGCGTACAAGGGCGATCGTTGGGGCAACCTCGTGTATCGCAAGACGGCGCGCAACTTCGGCCCGATCATGGCGAGCGCGGCGAAGGTCGCCATCGCGCAGGTGTCGGAAGTCGTCGAACTCGGCCAGCTCGATCCGGAAGTGATCGTCACGCCTGGCATTTTCGTGCAGCGTGTCGTCGCCGTGCCGCAAGCGGCTCATCAATCGCAAAGCCAGGCGGCGTGA
- a CDS encoding 3-oxoacid CoA-transferase subunit B — protein MKRLNREEMAQRVAADIPEGAYVNLGIGVPTLVANHLDANKEIFLHSENGLLGMGPAPAPGEEDDELINAGKQHVTLLTGGAYFHHADSFAMMRGGHLDYCVLGAFQVSAKGDLANWHTGAPDAIPAVGGAMDLAIGAKQVFVMMELLTKQGESKLVAECSYPVTGVQCVDRIYTDLAAFDVTSDGLAVREIYSDIDFDALQKLAGVPLIDATQNRRAA, from the coding sequence ATGAAACGACTGAATCGCGAGGAAATGGCCCAGCGCGTGGCCGCGGACATTCCCGAAGGCGCGTACGTGAATCTCGGCATCGGCGTGCCGACGCTGGTGGCGAACCACCTCGACGCAAACAAGGAAATCTTCCTGCACAGCGAGAACGGTCTGCTCGGCATGGGCCCGGCGCCCGCGCCCGGTGAAGAAGACGACGAACTCATCAACGCGGGCAAGCAGCACGTCACGCTGCTGACGGGTGGCGCGTATTTCCATCACGCGGACTCTTTCGCGATGATGCGCGGCGGCCATCTCGACTACTGCGTGCTCGGCGCGTTCCAGGTCTCGGCGAAGGGCGACCTCGCGAACTGGCACACGGGCGCACCCGACGCGATCCCGGCCGTGGGCGGCGCGATGGACCTCGCCATCGGCGCGAAGCAGGTGTTCGTGATGATGGAACTGCTGACGAAGCAGGGCGAGAGCAAGCTGGTTGCCGAGTGCTCGTACCCGGTCACGGGCGTGCAGTGCGTCGACCGCATTTACACCGACCTCGCAGCGTTCGACGTCACGAGCGACGGTCTGGCCGTGCGCGAAATCTATTCGGATATCGATTTCGACGCGCTTCAGAAGCTCGCCGGCGTGCCGCTGATCGACGCGACGCAAAATCGCCGCGCAGCGTAA